The following are from one region of the Melospiza melodia melodia isolate bMelMel2 chromosome 14, bMelMel2.pri, whole genome shotgun sequence genome:
- the GABRA6 gene encoding gamma-aminobutyric acid receptor subunit alpha-6, with amino-acid sequence MALLLAWACVAVSVGTALGDQGDGADLYSENITRILDKLLDGYDNRLRPGFGGAVTEVKTDIYVTSFGPVSDVEMEYTMDVFFRQTWTDERLKFSGPTEILRLNNLMVSKIWTPDTFFRNGKKSIAHNMTTPNKLFRIMQNGTILYTMRLTINADCPMRLVNFPMDGHACPLKFGSYAYPKSEIIYTWKKGPLHSVEVPQESSSLLQYDLIGQTVSSETIKSNTGEYVIMTVYFHLQRKMGYFMIQIYTPCIMTVILSQVSFWINKESVPARTVFGEYSLQLLYFHLQRKIGYYLIQTYIPCIMTVVLSQVVFWINKESVPARTVAGITTVLTMTTLSISARHSLPKVSYATAMDWFIAVCFAFVFSALIEFAAVNYFTNLQAQRAMRKAARAAALAAALSAATVPAEDEIVSHSDSNSNLKKRVNSIASQAEQSPEPSIISNTASQCQPLPVPPPAPPQPPAIGGASKIDQYSRILFPVAFAGFNLVYWVVYLSKDTMEFFEPSAMHFRNDPQSN; translated from the exons ATGGCTCTGCTGCTCGCCTGGGCGTGTGTGGCTGTGAG CGTGGGGACGGCGCTGGGGGACCAGGGCGACGGGGCGGACCTCTACTCGGAAAACATCACCCGCATCCTCGACAAGTTGTTGGACGGCTACGACAACAGGCTCCGACCGGGATTTGGAG GCGCCGTGACAGAAGTCAAGACGGACATCTACGTGACCAGCTTCGGGCCGGTGTCCGACGTGGAGATG GAATACACAATGGATGTCTTCTTTCGTCAGACATGGACTGATGAGAGGCTGAAGTTTAGTGGGCCAACTGAAATTTTGAGACTGAACAATTTAATGGTCAGTAAAATTTGGACACCAGACACGTTttttagaaatggaaaaaaatcaattGCTCACAATATGACAACTCCTAACAAACTTTTCAGAATTATGCAGAATGGAACTATTCTTTACACTATGAG ACTAACCATTAATGCTGACTGTCCTATGAGGTTGGTGAATTTCCCAATGGATGGACATGCTTGTCCACTGAAATTTGGAAGCT ATGCTTATCCAAAAAGTGAAATAATTTATACTTGGAAAAAAGGACCATTGCATTCAGTAGAAGTACCTCAGGAGTCTTCCAGTCTTCTCCAGTACGACCTCATAGGACAAACTGTATCTAGTGAAACAATTAAATCTAACACAG GTGAATATGTAATCATGACAGTTTATTTCCACTTGCAAAGGAAGATGGGCTACTTCATGATTCAGATATACACTCCTTGCATTATGACAGTCATTCTTTCTCAGGTGTCTTTCTGGATTAACAAGGAGTCTGTTCCAGCCAGGACAGTTTTTG GGGAATATTCACTCCAGCTGctctatttccatctgcaaagGAAAATAGGCTACTATCTCATTCAGACATACATTCCATGCATCATGACTGTCGTCTTGTCTCAAGTTGTGTTTTGGATTAACAAAGAATCTGTTCCAGCAAGAACCGTGGCTG GAATCACCACCGTGCTCACCATGACCACCCTGAGCATCAGCGCTCGCCACTCCCTGCCCAAGGTGTCCTACGCCACCGCCATGGACTGGTTCATCGCCGTGTGCTTTGCCTTTGTCTTCTCTGCACTCATTGAGTTTGCAGCTGTCAACTACTTCACCAATCTCCAGGCTCAGAGAGCAATGAGgaaggcagccagggcagcagcactggcagcagcactaTCAGCAGCAACTGTACCGGCAGAGGACGAGATTGTCTCG caTTCTGACTCCAACTCCAACCTGAAGAAGAGAGTGAACTCCATAGCATCTCAGGCAGAGCAGTCTCCTGAGCCCAGCATAATATCAAACACTGCATCCCAGTGTCAACCTCTGCCTGTTCCTCCACCTGCCCCACCACAACCACCAGCCATTGGAGGTGCAAGTAAAATAGACCAGTATTCCAGGATCCTCTTTCCAGTGGCATTTGCAGGATTCAACCTGGTGTACTGGGTTGTTTATCTTTCAAAAGACACCATGGAG